The DNA segment AGGAAGGCGGGGGCCGCCTTTCCGTCGGCGGACACCAGGGTGAGGGTCCAGGTGTCGGCGGTCTCCCGCTCGACCCCCTGCACCCGGAAAGGACGGGGGAGGAGGGGGGGCGTTTCGATCTGGGGCGCGGGACGCGCCCGGGGTCGCTCGATCACGCCTCGTGCCACGAGGCTCACCTCTCCTTCTGCACGGCCGCCGGGGCCTCCGAAGGCGAAGGGGCGGTGAAGGGAGCCCAGGCGGCCAGGAGCACCGAGGCCACCTCGGTGAGGTCGACGGCTGCCGGGCACCAGGTGATGCACCGCCCGCACCCCACGCAGCCCGACGTGGCCTGGCCCGGGACGGGCTCGCCCCCCAGCTTGTGGAAGAGCCACTGGCGGTAGCGGGAGGCGCCGGAGGCGCGCACCGGACCGCCGTGGATGTAGCCGAAGGCCAGGCTGAAGCACGAATCCCACCTGCGGCGGCGCTCGGACCGGGTGCCCTCCAGGTTGGTGGACTCGGTGGCCGTGTGGCAGCCGCACACCGGGCAGACCATGGTACAGTTGCCGCACCCGAGGCACCGGGAGGCGACCTCTTCCCAGATGGGACCCTCCACGCTGGCCCCGAGGGCCTTGCGGAGGGTGCCCGCCTCCAGGCGGCGGCCCATGGAACGGGCCGCCTCCTCCACGGCTCCGGCCGCCCGCCGGACCTCGCTCTCCCGGGCGGGGCGGGGGTTCGCCGCGGCCAGGATTCGCCTGCCTTCCTGGCTCCCCACCTGCACCACGAACCGGTGGTACGGCGTCGTCTGCTCCGTGAGGGCCAGGTCGAAACCGGAGCGGATGGCCGGCCCCGTGCCCGTGGACGCGCAGAAGCAGGTGCCGCCCGCCCGGGTGCAGGCGACGGCAAGGATGAAGGCCTGCTCCCGCCGGGCGCGGTAGACGGGATCCGGGTAGGGCCCCTGCAGGAGGGTCGCGTCCTGCATCTCCATCGCCGCCAGCTCGCACGCCCGCACCCCGATGAGGGCCAGGCGCGGCGGCTCAGCCTGATCGACCCGGAAGCGGAGGTGGCCGTTCCGTTCGGCCTGCCAGAGGCGCACCCGGGGCGGGGTGAGGTAGGCTTTCCAGGGGAGGGCGCCGGCGGTGTACGCGAAGAAGGCGCCGCCGCCCGTGGGCTCCAACCGGTAGGTGCCCTTCTCCTGGCGGTCGGTCCAGCCCGCGGGAAGGTCCCGCACGCCCTCGATGGGGGCGTAGACCACCGCCCGGTCGTGCACGGTGGGGCCCACGGCGGCGTACCCGCCGGCCCGGAGCGCCCGAATGAGCGCGTCGAGGCCTCCGGGATCGATGACCGAAAAGCTGCCCACCTCGGGGAGGATCACGCTGCAGCCCTCCTCTGGGGAATGGGAGTACAGTGGATACGTGATAGTGTTCACAATCTCGTATTCGCTGCAGGCGATGGACATTCCTTCCGCAATCGCCGCGCGTGCGTGGATGATCAGGGGGTTGGCAACTGAGCGAAAACGAATCCCGCGGGGACCACGTTCGTCCCGCGCGGGTGCGGGCCCAGGGTTCGCCGCGGGCCCTGTGCACCCGGAAAGGGCCGGCCCGGCTCAAGTCGAGCCTGCTGACGTCCGAAGAACCGAATAAGAGGCCGTCTCTCTTGGAACCATCCTCCAGCGTACCGTGATACCAGGGCTCTCACCCCGCCTCGCGGTCGGACATCGCACCCTCCACGGGTGCTTGGCAGGTGACGGGGGCCTTGATCGGCGGGCCGAAAGAGCGGCCTCGCCACGATCGGAGCGACTGCATCCAGCGGCTCTCCCAGGTGGACGACGAGATCCGGGCGCTGCAGCAAAGGCTCAACCATCTTCCCAGGCAGTCGCAGGAGGCCCGGGAAGTCGAAGAGGAGCTGGATCGCCTGATCGTGGAGTATCTGAGGCTGAAGGAGGCGTGTGGAGACCAGGGCGCCGGCCGCTAGACGACGGCGAGAGTCGTCGCGACGGCGGCGGGCGGGCCGCCGCTCCGCACACCGCCGTGCCGACCGGGCCCGGAACGCCGCCGTGGCGTTCCGTCCCGGCCGGATGGATGGGCGATCGGAGGCGGCCCGCGCCGGACTACCAGCGGAAGGTGTGGGGCCCGAAGTCCGCTTCGTAGTAGGGCACCACGGCCCGGCCCGGGGCGGCCACCGCGTCCAGCCGGGCCCGGTCCTCGCTGGTGAGCTCCACCTCCAGGGCGCCTAGGTTGTCCTCGAGCTGCTCCAGGGTGCGGGGGCCGATGATGGGGCTGGTGACCCCCGGCTGGTGCGCCACCCACGCCAGGGCCACCTGGCTGGGGGTGCAGCCCTTCTCGTGCGCCAGGCCCTCCACGGTCTCCAGCACCTCGAAGGCCGCGCCGGTGAAGTGCTGGTCGGCCCACTCCCTTCCGGGCTTGAGGCGGGCATCTTCGGGGGCCTCGCCGCCGCGGCGGTACTTGCCCGTGAGGAAGCCGCCTGCCAGCGGCGACCAGGGCAGGATCCCGATGCCGTAGGTGCGGGCCATGGGGATCAGCTCCCGCTCCACCCGCCGGTCCAGCAGGTGGTAGGGCGGCTGCTCGGTGACGAAGCGGTTCAGCCCCAGCTCCTTGGAGACCCAGAGGGCTTCCACCACCTGCCACGCAGCGAAGGTGCTGGTCCCCACGTAGCGTACCTTGCCCGCCCGGATCAGGTCGTCCAGGGCGCGCAGCGTCTCGTCGATGGGCACGTCGGAGCTGGGCCGGTGGATCTGGTAGAGGTCGATGACATCGGTCTGGAGGCGCCGCAGGGAGGCCTCGCACTGCTCGATGATGTGCCGCCGGTGATTTCCGAGGGCGTTGGGGTCGTCGTCGGCCATGCGGCCGTGCACCTTGGTGGCCAGCACCACCCGGGACCGCTTGCCGTTGGCCTTCAACGCCTTTCCGACCGCCTCCTCGCTGAGACCCCGGCTGTAGACGTTGGCCGTGTCGAGGAAGTTGATGCCGGCATCCAGGCCTCGGTCGATGATACGGGCGGACTCAGCGTCGTCGGTACGCCCGCCGAACATCATGCAACCCAGGCAGAGAGGGCTCACCTTGACGCCGGTGCGGCCGAGACTGCGGTACTCCACGGAATCGTCCTCCTTCTTGGGCTTGGCTGCCATCTGGTAGGTTACGCCGGCGGGTGGGTGGAACCTGCCGAACTCACCTGCAGGTGATTCCATCAAGCGG comes from the Limnochorda pilosa genome and includes:
- a CDS encoding 4Fe-4S dicluster domain-containing protein, with translation MILPEVGSFSVIDPGGLDALIRALRAGGYAAVGPTVHDRAVVYAPIEGVRDLPAGWTDRQEKGTYRLEPTGGGAFFAYTAGALPWKAYLTPPRVRLWQAERNGHLRFRVDQAEPPRLALIGVRACELAAMEMQDATLLQGPYPDPVYRARREQAFILAVACTRAGGTCFCASTGTGPAIRSGFDLALTEQTTPYHRFVVQVGSQEGRRILAAANPRPARESEVRRAAGAVEEAARSMGRRLEAGTLRKALGASVEGPIWEEVASRCLGCGNCTMVCPVCGCHTATESTNLEGTRSERRRRWDSCFSLAFGYIHGGPVRASGASRYRQWLFHKLGGEPVPGQATSGCVGCGRCITWCPAAVDLTEVASVLLAAWAPFTAPSPSEAPAAVQKER
- a CDS encoding aldo/keto reductase — encoded protein: MEYRSLGRTGVKVSPLCLGCMMFGGRTDDAESARIIDRGLDAGINFLDTANVYSRGLSEEAVGKALKANGKRSRVVLATKVHGRMADDDPNALGNHRRHIIEQCEASLRRLQTDVIDLYQIHRPSSDVPIDETLRALDDLIRAGKVRYVGTSTFAAWQVVEALWVSKELGLNRFVTEQPPYHLLDRRVERELIPMARTYGIGILPWSPLAGGFLTGKYRRGGEAPEDARLKPGREWADQHFTGAAFEVLETVEGLAHEKGCTPSQVALAWVAHQPGVTSPIIGPRTLEQLEDNLGALEVELTSEDRARLDAVAAPGRAVVPYYEADFGPHTFRW